In Listeria monocytogenes, the following proteins share a genomic window:
- a CDS encoding diacylglycerol kinase, with product MQKHARVIYNPTSGREIIKKNLADVLSILEQAGYVTSAHATTAEPDDAKHAAEEAVRDRFDLVVAAGGDGTINEVINGIAEKEYRPKVGIIPTGTTNDFARALHVPRDVIKATKIIAAGQSVAMDIGKANETYFINIGGGGRLTELTYDVPSRLKTMLGQLAYYLKGIEMLPSLKATKVKVEYDQGVFEGEVMFFLLGLTNSIGGFEKIAPDAKLDDGKFSLIIVKKVNLAEFIRLVTLALRGDHIKEPNVIYVKSEKVIVNSEDKMLINLDGELGGETPMEFRNLRQHIEFFASVDDIPATDLFIKENS from the coding sequence ATGCAAAAACACGCTCGAGTTATTTATAATCCCACATCTGGAAGAGAAATCATCAAGAAAAATCTTGCAGATGTCCTTTCGATATTAGAGCAAGCAGGCTATGTAACATCTGCGCACGCAACAACTGCAGAACCAGATGATGCCAAACATGCTGCGGAAGAAGCTGTAAGAGATCGATTCGATTTAGTTGTAGCAGCTGGCGGAGATGGAACCATTAATGAAGTTATTAACGGTATTGCCGAAAAAGAATATCGCCCCAAAGTAGGGATTATACCAACCGGGACAACCAATGATTTTGCAAGAGCCTTACATGTGCCTAGAGACGTGATTAAAGCAACGAAGATTATAGCAGCTGGTCAAAGTGTAGCAATGGATATAGGTAAAGCAAATGAAACATATTTTATTAATATAGGTGGCGGAGGTCGTTTAACAGAACTCACTTACGATGTTCCCAGCCGTCTAAAAACAATGCTCGGTCAACTTGCTTATTATTTAAAAGGTATCGAAATGTTACCATCCTTAAAAGCAACTAAAGTAAAAGTAGAATATGATCAAGGCGTATTTGAAGGGGAAGTGATGTTTTTCCTATTAGGATTAACTAATTCCATCGGCGGCTTTGAAAAAATCGCCCCAGATGCCAAGTTAGACGATGGTAAATTTTCACTCATTATCGTGAAAAAAGTAAATTTAGCCGAATTTATCCGTTTAGTCACACTGGCGCTTCGAGGAGATCATATTAAAGAACCTAATGTTATCTATGTAAAATCCGAAAAAGTGATTGTTAACTCAGAAGATAAGATGTTAATTAACCTTGACGGGGAGCTTGGTGGGGAAACGCCAATGGAATTCCGCAATTTAAGACAACATATCGAATTTTTCGCAAGTGTGGATGACATCCCTGC